The Aeromicrobium sp. Leaf245 genome includes a region encoding these proteins:
- a CDS encoding rubredoxin gives MKVWECQQCGFIYDEAQGWEEEGFPPGTKWEDIPDDWTCPDCGAAKADFTMTQVG, from the coding sequence GTGAAGGTGTGGGAGTGCCAGCAGTGCGGATTCATCTACGACGAGGCCCAGGGCTGGGAGGAGGAGGGCTTCCCGCCGGGCACGAAGTGGGAGGACATCCCCGACGACTGGACCTGCCCGGACTGCGGCGCGGCCAAGGCCGACTTCACGATGACGCAGGTCGGCTGA
- a CDS encoding rubredoxin — MARFICPNCEYVYDETVGDPREGWPPGTAFDDVDADWTCPDCGVREQVDFVPEAEFTGNDQDGDIISAETRAARAREQAEQDRMGQAQRGAQQ, encoded by the coding sequence ATGGCCCGCTTCATCTGCCCGAACTGCGAGTACGTGTACGACGAGACCGTCGGCGACCCCCGTGAGGGGTGGCCGCCCGGCACGGCGTTCGACGACGTCGACGCCGACTGGACGTGCCCCGACTGCGGCGTGCGCGAGCAGGTCGACTTCGTGCCCGAGGCCGAGTTCACCGGCAACGACCAGGACGGCGACATCATCAGTGCCGAGACGCGGGCCGCACGGGCCCGCGAGCAGGCGGAGCAAGACCGGATGGGACAAGCACAGCGAGGAGCGCAGCAGTGA
- a CDS encoding alkane 1-monooxygenase gives MTISATVDGRTVEWNDRKRHLWIMGAIIPLIPLTMWGMYAATGWSGVWFFGPFFVFVLIPLFDLMAGLDPNNPPDELIEALEEDRYYRWVTYAFIPLQLVGFIWGAYLLGGGTLPGIPDPLSVLERIGLATGLGMVAGIGINTAHELGHKKEEHERWFARIALAQTFYGHFYIEHNRGHHVRVATPEDPASSRLGETVWEFMPRTVLGSLKSAWSLEKKRFARLGKSPFSLRNDVINAWAFSVVLWGALTVAFGPEILPYLVLQAILGIWLLESVNFLEHYGMKRRKLESGRYERVNPSHSWNSNNIGTNVLLYHLQRHSDHHANPTRRYQALRDFKQAPVLPTGYAGMIVATWIPAVWRRVMDERVLSHYDGDVNQANLHPRMADRYRARYGSATATDLEGAA, from the coding sequence ATGACGATCTCGGCCACCGTCGACGGCCGCACCGTCGAGTGGAACGACAGGAAGCGCCATCTGTGGATCATGGGCGCGATCATCCCGCTCATCCCGCTCACCATGTGGGGCATGTACGCCGCCACCGGGTGGAGCGGCGTGTGGTTCTTCGGACCGTTCTTCGTGTTCGTCCTCATCCCGCTCTTCGACCTGATGGCCGGGCTCGACCCGAACAACCCGCCGGACGAGCTCATCGAGGCGCTGGAGGAGGACCGCTACTACCGCTGGGTCACCTACGCGTTCATCCCGCTCCAGCTCGTCGGCTTCATCTGGGGCGCCTACCTGCTCGGCGGCGGCACGCTGCCCGGCATCCCCGACCCGCTGAGCGTCCTCGAGAGGATCGGGCTGGCCACGGGCCTCGGCATGGTCGCCGGCATCGGGATCAACACCGCCCACGAGCTGGGCCACAAGAAGGAGGAGCACGAGCGCTGGTTCGCCCGCATCGCCCTCGCGCAGACCTTCTACGGCCACTTCTACATCGAGCACAACCGGGGCCACCACGTGCGGGTCGCCACCCCCGAGGACCCCGCCAGCAGCCGGCTGGGCGAGACGGTCTGGGAGTTCATGCCGCGCACCGTCCTGGGCAGCCTGAAGAGCGCCTGGTCGCTGGAGAAGAAGCGCTTCGCCCGGCTCGGCAAGAGCCCGTTCAGCCTGAGGAACGACGTCATCAACGCCTGGGCGTTCAGCGTGGTGCTGTGGGGCGCGCTGACCGTCGCCTTCGGCCCCGAGATCCTGCCCTACCTCGTGCTCCAGGCCATCCTGGGCATCTGGCTGCTCGAGTCGGTCAACTTCCTCGAGCACTACGGCATGAAGCGTCGGAAGCTGGAGTCCGGCCGCTACGAGCGGGTCAACCCGTCGCACAGCTGGAACAGCAACAACATCGGCACCAACGTGCTGCTCTACCACCTGCAGCGGCACAGCGACCACCACGCCAACCCGACGCGTCGCTACCAGGCCCTGCGCGACTTCAAGCAGGCTCCCGTGCTGCCCACCGGGTACGCCGGCATGATCGTCGCGACGTGGATCCCGGCCGTGTGGCGCCGGGTCATGGACGAGCGCGTGCTGTCGCACTACGACGGCGACGTGAACCAGGCGAACCTGCATCCGCGCATGGCGGACCGGTACCGGGCGCGCTACGGTTCCGCGACCGCCACCGATCTCGAGGGAGCCGCCTGA
- a CDS encoding type II secretion system F family protein yields MVLLAALLLLMALGLALVGAGVVAAPGGGAVRKRVKTMTRVPDSVADSGVQKVDETRADLWERFTPSTLLKRLERNMVLAGHPEGWTRERVVLMKPAGALFGLLFGSMLLSRFDHPLMPLAAAGSVVLCYFVPDLLVYNYAVKRQEDIQKALPDLLDQIVISLEAGVGFEAALAKAGERGSGPLNDELVRLMQDMSLGMSRKEAYLSLADRTSVDELRAFCKAVVQAEEFGVSIASVVRSQAKEMRLSRRRRAEAKAQQVPVKILIPLMTCILPVLFAIVLGPAIVYAYAVN; encoded by the coding sequence ATGGTCCTGCTCGCAGCACTGCTCCTGCTCATGGCCCTCGGGCTGGCCCTCGTCGGCGCCGGCGTGGTGGCCGCGCCCGGAGGCGGAGCCGTCCGCAAGCGGGTCAAGACCATGACCCGCGTCCCCGACAGCGTGGCCGACAGCGGCGTGCAGAAGGTCGACGAGACGCGCGCCGACCTGTGGGAGCGCTTCACGCCGAGCACCCTGCTCAAGCGGCTCGAGCGCAACATGGTGCTGGCCGGCCACCCCGAGGGGTGGACGCGTGAGCGGGTGGTGCTCATGAAGCCCGCCGGCGCGCTCTTCGGGCTGCTCTTCGGGTCGATGCTCCTGAGCCGGTTCGACCACCCGCTGATGCCGCTGGCGGCGGCCGGGTCCGTGGTCCTGTGCTACTTCGTCCCGGACCTGCTCGTGTACAACTACGCGGTCAAGCGCCAGGAGGACATCCAGAAGGCCCTGCCCGACCTGCTCGACCAGATCGTCATCTCGCTCGAGGCCGGCGTCGGCTTCGAGGCGGCGCTGGCCAAGGCCGGCGAGCGCGGCAGTGGTCCGCTCAACGACGAGCTCGTGCGGCTGATGCAGGACATGAGCCTGGGCATGTCGCGCAAGGAGGCCTACCTGTCGCTCGCCGACCGGACGTCGGTCGACGAGCTGCGCGCCTTCTGCAAGGCCGTGGTGCAGGCCGAGGAGTTCGGCGTCTCGATCGCGAGCGTCGTGCGCAGCCAGGCCAAGGAGATGCGGCTGAGCAGGCGCCGTCGGGCGGAGGCCAAGGCGCAGCAGGTCCCGGTCAAGATCCTGATCCCGCTCATGACCTGCATCCTGCCGGTGCTGTTCGCGATCGTGCTGGGCCCGGCCATCGTCTACGCCTACGCCGTCAACTGA
- a CDS encoding type II secretion system F family protein, translated as MLIIGAVLVLAAVFCGYLAVVGMPETRGTRGRVAQYAVLERKPLLRRMNDGAVSTVEGVLSRRGWRPFTSDELELAGMRSSVAALVVLVLALGGGTFFGLVALQQPVLLSFVASLLVPVVAKVVVRAKVGRRRKRFAGQLGSLLQMMASSLRAGQSLPTAMDAASRDADSPMAEELTRVVNEYRIGRDLVDAMEQVADRMESDDFRWIAQAIEAQRETGGNLNEILDQVAETIRERHHIREQVMALSAEGRISAYVLMALPIGIGIYYSMVAADRMGVFIDSGIGKLIMLGCGVMYVLGGFWMRSIVRIEF; from the coding sequence ATGCTGATCATCGGAGCGGTCCTCGTGCTCGCCGCGGTCTTCTGCGGCTACCTGGCCGTGGTCGGGATGCCGGAGACGCGAGGCACGCGTGGCCGGGTGGCCCAGTACGCCGTGCTCGAGCGCAAGCCGCTGCTCAGGCGGATGAACGACGGTGCCGTCTCGACGGTGGAAGGGGTGCTGAGCCGTCGAGGCTGGCGGCCGTTCACCTCCGACGAGCTCGAGCTGGCCGGCATGAGGTCGTCGGTCGCCGCGCTCGTCGTGCTCGTCCTCGCCCTCGGTGGAGGGACCTTCTTCGGGCTGGTGGCCCTGCAGCAGCCGGTGCTGCTCTCCTTCGTGGCCTCGCTGCTGGTGCCCGTCGTGGCCAAGGTGGTGGTGCGCGCCAAGGTGGGTCGGCGACGCAAGCGGTTCGCCGGACAGCTCGGCTCGCTGCTGCAGATGATGGCGTCCTCGCTGCGGGCCGGCCAGAGCCTGCCCACGGCCATGGACGCGGCGTCGCGCGACGCGGACTCGCCGATGGCCGAGGAGCTGACGCGGGTCGTCAACGAGTACCGCATCGGCCGTGACCTGGTGGACGCGATGGAGCAGGTCGCCGACCGGATGGAGTCCGACGACTTCCGCTGGATCGCCCAGGCCATCGAGGCCCAGCGCGAGACCGGCGGCAACCTGAACGAGATCCTCGACCAGGTGGCCGAGACCATCCGCGAGCGGCACCACATCCGCGAGCAGGTGATGGCGCTGTCGGCCGAGGGCCGGATCTCGGCCTACGTGCTGATGGCCCTGCCCATCGGCATCGGGATCTACTACTCGATGGTCGCGGCCGACCGCATGGGGGTCTTCATCGACTCGGGCATCGGCAAGCTCATCATGCTCGGCTGCGGCGTCATGTACGTGCTGGGTGGCTTCTGGATGCGGTCCATCGTGCGGATCGAGTTCTGA
- a CDS encoding CpaF family protein produces MRLSDRLASARETSTFSSSVVEEELEEVEATGALGDAYATMKARASEALLDRIGARINDPSLTEEQLHTFVREELTAVIEGDQQLLLSSDERRRLVRDVEDDAIGLGPLERMLEDESITEIMVNRFDQVYVERRGRLTQVATRFASEEHLRRVIERIVSKVGRRIDESSPLVDARLSDGSRVNAVIPPLAVDGSSLTIRKFSKDPFTVSDLIGFGSMTEQMAQLLHACVQAKLNILVSGGTGTGKTTLLNVLSRFIPAGERIVTIEDAVELNLQQPHVVRMEARPANIEGSGEVTIRDLVRNSLRMRPDRIVVGECRGGEALDMLQAMNTGHDGSLSTLHANSPRDAMSRLETLVLMAGMDLPLRAIREQAASAVDLIVQIQRLRDGTRRVVNVTEVLGMEGDTVVLQDVFTFDFAAGVDEHGKFRGHAIPTGIRPRFSERFEDHGIAFDLENLVRQARVG; encoded by the coding sequence ATGCGGCTGAGCGACCGCCTCGCGAGTGCGCGCGAGACCAGCACCTTCTCCTCGTCCGTGGTCGAGGAGGAGCTGGAGGAGGTCGAGGCCACCGGTGCTCTCGGTGACGCCTACGCGACCATGAAGGCCCGCGCGTCCGAGGCGCTGCTCGACCGGATCGGGGCGCGCATCAACGACCCGAGCCTGACCGAGGAGCAGCTGCACACCTTCGTGCGCGAGGAGCTCACCGCCGTCATCGAGGGCGACCAGCAGCTGCTGCTGAGCTCCGACGAGCGACGTCGGCTGGTCCGCGACGTCGAGGACGACGCGATCGGGCTCGGACCGCTGGAGCGGATGCTCGAGGACGAGTCCATCACCGAGATCATGGTCAACCGCTTCGACCAGGTGTACGTGGAGCGTCGCGGCCGGCTGACCCAGGTCGCCACCCGCTTCGCCTCCGAGGAGCACCTGCGTCGCGTGATCGAGCGCATCGTCAGCAAGGTCGGTCGGCGCATCGACGAGTCGTCGCCGCTCGTGGACGCGCGGCTCTCGGACGGGTCCCGCGTGAACGCCGTCATCCCGCCGCTGGCCGTCGACGGCTCGTCGCTGACGATCCGCAAGTTCAGCAAGGACCCGTTCACGGTCAGCGACCTCATCGGCTTCGGCAGCATGACCGAGCAGATGGCCCAGCTCCTGCACGCCTGCGTGCAGGCCAAGCTCAACATCCTGGTCAGCGGCGGCACCGGCACCGGCAAGACGACGCTGCTGAACGTCCTCAGCCGGTTCATCCCGGCGGGGGAGCGGATCGTCACGATCGAGGACGCCGTCGAGCTCAACCTCCAGCAGCCGCACGTGGTGCGCATGGAGGCGCGGCCGGCCAACATCGAGGGCAGCGGCGAGGTGACGATCCGTGACCTGGTGCGCAACTCGCTGCGCATGCGTCCGGACCGCATCGTCGTCGGCGAGTGTCGTGGCGGCGAGGCGCTCGACATGCTCCAGGCCATGAACACGGGCCACGACGGCTCCCTCTCCACGCTGCACGCCAACTCGCCCCGCGACGCCATGTCGCGGCTCGAGACGCTGGTGCTCATGGCGGGCATGGACCTGCCCCTGCGGGCGATCCGCGAGCAGGCCGCCAGCGCGGTCGACCTCATCGTGCAGATCCAACGACTGCGCGACGGGACGCGCCGCGTCGTGAACGTGACCGAGGTGCTCGGCATGGAGGGTGACACCGTCGTGCTGCAGGACGTGTTCACGTTCGACTTCGCCGCCGGGGTCGACGAGCACGGGAAGTTCCGAGGCCACGCCATCCCGACCGGGATCCGGCCACGGTTCAGCGAGCGCTTCGAGGACCACGGCATCGCGTTCGACCTGGAGAACCTGGTGCGTCAGGCGAGGGTGGGGTGA
- a CDS encoding P-loop NTPase, with protein MSLVLIVGGDDELAARVEATIGHQCVTLGADALQGDSTSFLRGLDPTVIPDAMVLTSAVPLAASMALAREVAAVRPDVDLVLVAATEKEIMLEAMRSGIRDVAPSIDDPSLLAGLRARLDARAPTSSGDPLKLAPKTMPVDFRSRTMTVLSPKGGVGKTSISTNLAVSLAQQSPMEVVLVDLDLQFGDVSTVLDLRPSHTLEDAFGPGAHDSLLLKTYLTVHDAGFFVLCGAESPAANDHVTAEQVSALVRQLQEQFRYVVLDTAAGLEEATLGALEASDDAILVSTMDIACLRSVRKEIELLGELSLMPPSRHVVLNFADKQSGLKVKDVEALLGVPVDLVLPRAKEVPVASNKGVPLVVTSKSNPFAKAVKSLSKKIYDRARATEGKQGHKRLEVA; from the coding sequence CCATCGGCCACCAGTGCGTGACGCTCGGTGCCGACGCGTTGCAGGGGGACTCCACGAGCTTCCTGCGCGGCCTCGACCCCACCGTCATCCCCGACGCCATGGTCCTCACGTCCGCGGTGCCGCTCGCTGCGTCGATGGCCCTGGCGCGCGAGGTCGCGGCCGTCCGGCCCGACGTCGACCTGGTGCTGGTCGCGGCGACCGAGAAGGAGATCATGCTCGAGGCGATGCGGTCGGGCATCCGCGACGTGGCTCCGAGCATCGACGACCCGAGCCTGCTGGCCGGACTGCGGGCGCGGCTCGACGCGCGCGCGCCGACGTCGTCGGGAGACCCGCTCAAGCTGGCCCCCAAGACCATGCCCGTCGACTTCCGGTCCCGCACCATGACGGTGCTGTCGCCGAAGGGCGGGGTGGGCAAGACCAGCATCTCGACGAACCTCGCGGTGTCGCTCGCGCAGCAGTCGCCGATGGAGGTCGTGCTGGTCGACCTGGACCTGCAGTTCGGCGACGTCTCGACGGTGCTGGACCTTCGCCCGTCGCACACGCTCGAGGACGCCTTCGGTCCCGGAGCGCACGACAGCCTGCTGCTCAAGACGTACCTGACGGTGCACGACGCCGGCTTCTTCGTCCTCTGCGGCGCCGAGAGCCCGGCCGCGAACGACCACGTCACGGCGGAGCAGGTGAGCGCGCTCGTGCGACAGCTGCAGGAGCAGTTCCGCTACGTGGTCCTGGACACGGCCGCCGGGCTCGAGGAGGCGACCCTCGGAGCCCTCGAGGCGAGCGACGACGCGATCCTCGTCTCGACGATGGACATCGCCTGTCTGCGCAGCGTCCGCAAGGAGATCGAGCTGCTGGGCGAGCTGTCGCTGATGCCGCCGTCGCGCCACGTCGTGCTCAACTTCGCCGACAAGCAGTCGGGTCTGAAGGTCAAGGACGTGGAGGCGCTGCTCGGTGTGCCGGTCGACCTGGTGCTGCCGCGCGCCAAGGAGGTGCCGGTCGCGTCGAACAAGGGCGTGCCGCTCGTCGTCACCAGCAAGTCGAACCCGTTCGCCAAGGCGGTCAAGTCGCTGTCGAAGAAGATCTACGACCGTGCGCGCGCCACCGAGGGCAAGCAGGGCCACAAGCGGCTGGAGGTGGCGTGA